A window of the bacterium genome harbors these coding sequences:
- a CDS encoding 5'-3' exonuclease H3TH domain-containing protein has product MKDTTDLFSEIKGRFYLIDSHSYIYRAFYAIHDLKNSKGQMTNAVYGFTNMLLKILKEEKPDYIACAFDHPKPTWRAEEFNDYKIHRKPMPDDLKSQIPYIKEVVNGFNIPIFEMPGFEADDLIGTIAKHVTEESLEVTIVSSDKDILQLVNGKIKVLNDRGEKIYYDRDAVIEKMGVPPENIPDFLALCGDSSDNIPGVDGIGQKGALNLITRFKTIENLIENANEIKNEKQKKSIIENKENALLSKRLAVIKTDVPFDIDIYDCRIKEFNREKLEQLFKELEFKGFLKDIVGA; this is encoded by the coding sequence ATGAAAGATACTACAGATCTTTTTTCTGAGATAAAAGGAAGATTTTATTTAATAGACTCCCATTCCTACATCTACCGGGCGTTCTACGCGATCCACGACCTTAAAAATTCAAAAGGGCAAATGACCAATGCTGTATATGGTTTTACAAATATGCTTTTAAAAATCCTGAAGGAAGAAAAGCCGGATTATATAGCCTGCGCCTTTGACCATCCTAAACCTACCTGGAGGGCGGAGGAATTTAATGATTATAAAATCCACCGCAAACCCATGCCGGATGACCTGAAAAGCCAGATCCCTTATATCAAAGAGGTGGTAAACGGATTCAATATCCCTATCTTCGAAATGCCCGGTTTTGAGGCGGACGACCTTATCGGGACGATCGCTAAACATGTCACAGAAGAGTCCCTGGAAGTCACGATCGTATCCTCCGACAAAGATATTCTTCAACTGGTAAACGGCAAAATCAAAGTCCTGAATGACCGCGGGGAAAAAATATACTATGACAGGGACGCTGTTATAGAAAAAATGGGCGTTCCGCCTGAAAATATTCCTGATTTTCTGGCGCTCTGCGGAGACAGTTCCGACAATATTCCCGGTGTGGACGGCATCGGGCAAAAAGGCGCGTTGAACCTGATAACCCGCTTCAAAACGATAGAAAACCTCATTGAAAACGCGAACGAAATAAAAAATGAGAAACAAAAAAAATCCATTATCGAAAATAAAGAAAATGCCTTGTTAAGCAAAAGGCTTGCGGTAATCAAAACCGACGTGCCGTTTGACATTGACATATATGATTGCAGGATAAAAGAGTTTAACCGTGAAAAACTGGAGCAATTATTTAAAGAGCTGGAATTTAAAGGTTTTCTGAAAGACATCGTAGGCGCGTAG
- the bshA gene encoding N-acetyl-alpha-D-glucosaminyl L-malate synthase BshA has protein sequence MLKIGIACFPTYGGSGAIATELGMYMARKGHDVHFISSQKPFRLKSGLENVYFHPVKTKPYPVFSYPLYSFALASEMKEVAENYKLDLFHVHYALPHTISAYLAKIISSRKPKIITTLHGTDIHLIGLDPGYFPLVKFGLEVSDGVTAVSRYLKKVTEEKFCSKCDIKLIPNFINPEYLKRKSVNRKHDKVILHISNFRPIKRTLDVIKVFNIVRQKTDTRLLMAGDGPDKHKCIELAHKLKLTRHITFLGNQKNITEIFSRSDILILPSENESFGLTALEAMACEVPVIASNAGGLPEVIKDCKTGYLLPVGDIKGMAKKAIELLEHPEKRKKMGALGRMYAIKNFSIEKIGAEYERYYRSFF, from the coding sequence ATGTTAAAAATCGGAATCGCGTGTTTTCCTACTTATGGCGGGAGCGGCGCTATCGCAACTGAGCTCGGAATGTACATGGCCCGGAAGGGGCATGATGTCCATTTTATTTCATCACAAAAACCTTTCAGGCTGAAAAGCGGATTAGAAAATGTATATTTCCATCCGGTGAAAACCAAACCTTATCCCGTATTTTCTTACCCGCTATACTCTTTTGCTTTAGCAAGTGAGATGAAGGAAGTAGCGGAAAACTATAAACTTGACCTCTTTCATGTCCATTACGCTTTGCCGCATACTATTTCCGCGTATCTCGCGAAAATAATTTCATCAAGAAAACCTAAAATTATTACCACGCTCCATGGAACGGATATTCATCTGATCGGGCTTGACCCGGGATATTTTCCATTGGTCAAATTCGGCCTTGAAGTAAGCGACGGGGTAACAGCGGTTTCCCGCTATTTAAAAAAAGTAACCGAAGAAAAATTTTGCTCGAAGTGTGATATAAAATTAATTCCCAACTTTATTAACCCGGAATATCTTAAAAGAAAATCCGTTAATAGAAAGCATGATAAAGTTATTCTGCATATTTCAAATTTCCGGCCGATAAAAAGAACTCTGGATGTAATAAAAGTTTTTAATATTGTCCGGCAGAAAACAGATACCCGCCTTTTGATGGCCGGTGACGGGCCTGATAAACATAAATGTATTGAACTTGCTCATAAATTAAAGCTGACTCGCCATATCACATTTTTAGGCAACCAGAAAAATATAACAGAAATATTTTCAAGATCGGATATCCTGATACTGCCCTCGGAAAACGAAAGTTTCGGTTTGACCGCGCTTGAAGCTATGGCATGCGAGGTCCCGGTTATCGCCTCAAACGCGGGGGGGCTTCCCGAGGTTATAAAAGATTGTAAAACAGGCTACCTCCTGCCTGTCGGCGACATAAAAGGAATGGCTAAGAAGGCAATTGAACTTCTGGAACACCCGGAAAAAAGAAAAAAAATGGGAGCCCTTGGCAGAATGTACGCGATAAAAAATTTTTCAATAGAAAAAATCGGAGCTGAATATGAAAGATACTACAGATCTTTTTTCTGA
- the bshB1 gene encoding bacillithiol biosynthesis deacetylase BshB1 — protein MQLDILAFGAHPDDVEICAGGFLYKMKTLGYKTGVIDLTRGENGTYGTPKQRKKESARASGILKLNIRETLDMGDAKVSDCEENRVILAEKIRFYKPRILLLPYWHDAHPDHVTTSILGEKACFYAKLKNLHIPLSPYKVEIVFFYQLHEFVSPSFIVDISSEFPVKMNAIKAYRSQFGIKERKVFLEKIETKSKFCGHLVQTRYGEPFISKVPLKISDPLTL, from the coding sequence ATGCAGCTTGACATTTTAGCTTTTGGCGCGCATCCCGATGACGTGGAAATATGCGCGGGCGGATTTTTATATAAAATGAAAACCCTTGGGTATAAAACAGGTGTAATCGACCTCACAAGGGGTGAAAACGGAACATACGGAACACCCAAACAAAGGAAAAAAGAATCTGCCAGGGCTTCCGGGATATTAAAATTAAACATAAGAGAAACACTTGACATGGGGGACGCGAAGGTTTCAGACTGTGAAGAAAACCGGGTAATTCTCGCTGAAAAAATAAGATTTTATAAACCAAGGATTTTACTCCTGCCATATTGGCACGATGCGCATCCTGACCATGTTACAACTTCAATCCTGGGGGAAAAAGCGTGTTTTTACGCCAAATTGAAAAATTTACACATCCCGCTTTCTCCTTATAAGGTTGAAATTGTATTTTTTTATCAGTTACATGAATTTGTATCGCCGAGTTTCATCGTTGATATTTCAAGTGAATTCCCTGTAAAAATGAATGCCATTAAGGCGTATCGTTCACAATTCGGGATAAAAGAGAGAAAAGTTTTTTTGGAAAAAATAGAAACAAAATCCAAATTTTGCGGGCACCTTGTCCAAACCAGATACGGAGAACCGTTTATTTCTAAAGTTCCCCTAAAAATATCAGATCCGCTGACTCTTTAA
- the bshC gene encoding bacillithiol biosynthesis cysteine-adding enzyme BshC — translation MKRFEIINQTDIYTNKIFNDYINCFPKLKDFFGCRPSFEALPENNVPRDNALIEHLMEYNKKFYCGEKTLNNLLLLKDKTTSIVSTGQQPGPFIGPLYTIYKTITAVILADTLTKKTGKKFIPVFWIESSDSNIAGISSFFYINRENKLKDLNFPLPKEKTGASFSKIAVNLQDINKFISNIKNDIDGEKKEGIFSHFRDILQENTNFVEFFASLMSFLFSKYGLVLIDPQQAVVQKFLKPIFQKEIQNPSISPSLVKKACDKLTEEGYIPSLNIFPNSTLVFLEENGKREKLNFYPGHYKTGKTTYSKEKLLCILEENPGIFSPNVALRPIAQDFLLRSSIYVAGPNETAYWAQLKELYDFHKISMPMVFPRLGATLIPSLVSELMSSCKLSFFDFNNRLDKKISLMVRQKPELKIIFNYLFPQQVLQERRLNILQFLVKYDVKFIDELVRVFSSNDKIFGIHYLIYL, via the coding sequence ATGAAAAGGTTCGAGATAATAAACCAAACTGATATCTACACCAATAAAATTTTTAACGATTATATAAATTGTTTTCCAAAACTAAAAGATTTCTTCGGCTGCCGTCCCTCCTTTGAAGCTCTTCCTGAAAACAATGTTCCCCGCGATAATGCGCTTATTGAACACCTTATGGAATATAACAAAAAATTTTACTGCGGCGAAAAAACACTAAATAATTTACTCCTGCTAAAAGATAAAACTACCTCCATAGTCTCTACCGGCCAGCAGCCGGGTCCTTTTATCGGACCTCTTTATACCATTTATAAAACTATTACGGCTGTTATTCTTGCTGATACCTTAACAAAAAAAACAGGCAAAAAATTCATCCCTGTATTCTGGATTGAATCTTCAGACAGTAATATCGCGGGTATTTCTTCTTTTTTTTATATAAACAGGGAAAATAAACTAAAAGACCTGAATTTTCCTTTGCCAAAAGAAAAAACAGGGGCATCCTTTTCTAAAATCGCAGTCAACCTTCAAGATATAAATAAATTTATTTCAAATATTAAAAACGATATTGACGGAGAGAAAAAAGAGGGAATTTTCAGTCATTTCCGGGACATACTGCAGGAAAACACCAATTTCGTTGAATTTTTTGCATCTTTAATGAGTTTTCTTTTCTCAAAATACGGGCTTGTGTTAATAGACCCGCAGCAGGCTGTTGTCCAAAAGTTTCTAAAACCTATTTTTCAAAAAGAAATACAAAATCCTTCTATTTCTCCTTCCCTGGTTAAAAAGGCCTGTGATAAATTAACTGAAGAAGGATATATCCCCAGCCTTAATATATTTCCCAACTCCACCCTTGTTTTCCTTGAAGAAAACGGAAAAAGAGAAAAATTAAATTTTTATCCCGGGCATTATAAAACGGGAAAGACAACATATTCCAAAGAAAAACTTCTTTGCATCCTGGAAGAAAATCCGGGCATATTCAGCCCTAATGTCGCTTTAAGGCCGATCGCGCAGGATTTTCTGTTAAGAAGTTCCATTTATGTTGCCGGCCCCAATGAAACAGCCTACTGGGCCCAATTAAAAGAACTATATGACTTTCATAAAATTAGTATGCCGATGGTTTTCCCCCGGCTTGGCGCGACACTAATCCCCTCACTTGTATCAGAATTAATGTCAAGCTGCAAATTATCCTTTTTTGACTTTAACAACAGGCTGGATAAAAAAATAAGTCTGATGGTCAGGCAAAAGCCTGAATTAAAAATTATTTTCAATTATTTATTCCCGCAGCAGGTTCTTCAGGAAAGAAGGTTGAATATATTGCAATTTCTGGTAAAATATGATGTGAAATTTATAGATGAATTGGTGCGGGTATTTTCTTCCAATGACAAAATATTCGGAATACATTATTTAATTTATCTATAA
- a CDS encoding transporter substrate-binding protein: MKNKNRPIFIFIGIFLINITLFMEVSNARYSALEKTKPIKIGIFYMKTERIPANKKTVISSVMLGIDEINEEGGVLKRKIEPVIVELENDLSSAAEQVKRIITEEKVSVVFCSGNSSVCEIVKPIFEKYKSILFCSCKSEGFEKHPNIIFTGTMPNQQIIPVVKWCFENRKEKFFLIGSDTSYSKIFNLIIKNNINELKGEVVGEAYIPSGSGNFDEAMQKIIQTKPDVILNTILGESNVYFFINLRAKKIKPESVPVMSFNITEDEFKHLYAEEVYGNYLVKSYFQNIDSEENRKFIKKLNRKYGLSQITDDAVEAGYFGVYLWKQTVEDAETDNAEEVMRFIVGQNLNAPEGMVCVNVGNQHTWKTIRIGKIEKDKQFEIIWSSDSPLQP, encoded by the coding sequence ATGAAAAATAAAAATAGACCTATATTTATTTTTATTGGAATATTTCTTATCAATATTACTTTGTTCATGGAAGTGTCAAATGCAAGATATTCAGCGCTGGAAAAAACAAAACCAATTAAAATCGGCATATTTTACATGAAGACTGAAAGAATACCCGCCAATAAAAAAACTGTTATTAGTTCAGTTATGCTTGGAATAGACGAAATTAACGAAGAAGGCGGAGTGTTGAAAAGAAAAATTGAGCCGGTTATTGTTGAACTCGAAAATGATTTGTCATCGGCGGCTGAACAAGTAAAAAGAATAATAACCGAAGAAAAGGTCAGTGTTGTATTTTGCAGCGGTAATTCCAGCGTCTGTGAAATTGTAAAACCCATTTTTGAAAAATATAAAAGTATCCTGTTTTGTTCCTGTAAATCTGAAGGATTTGAAAAACATCCGAATATCATTTTTACCGGCACGATGCCGAACCAGCAGATTATTCCTGTTGTCAAGTGGTGCTTTGAAAACCGGAAGGAAAAGTTTTTCCTTATTGGTTCAGACACATCTTATTCAAAAATATTTAATTTAATTATTAAGAACAATATTAATGAACTGAAAGGCGAAGTTGTAGGTGAAGCGTATATCCCGTCAGGGAGCGGCAATTTTGACGAGGCAATGCAAAAAATAATTCAAACTAAACCCGATGTTATTCTGAATACGATTTTGGGAGAAAGTAATGTTTATTTTTTTATTAACCTGAGGGCAAAAAAAATCAAGCCGGAATCAGTTCCCGTTATGTCATTCAATATTACTGAGGATGAATTTAAACATTTGTATGCCGAGGAGGTATATGGAAATTATCTTGTAAAGAGTTATTTCCAGAATATAGACTCAGAGGAAAACAGAAAATTTATCAAAAAGTTAAACAGGAAATACGGCCTGTCCCAAATAACTGATGACGCAGTAGAAGCCGGATATTTTGGAGTATATCTATGGAAACAAACTGTAGAAGATGCGGAAACAGACAATGCTGAAGAAGTCATGCGCTTTATAGTCGGGCAGAACCTGAATGCGCCGGAAGGCATGGTTTGCGTAAATGTTGGGAACCAGCACACATGGAAAACAATAAGAATAGGCAAGATAGAAAAAGACAAACAATTCGAAATAATATGGAGTTCAGATTCGCCTCTCCAGCCGTGA
- a CDS encoding ATP-binding protein: MKKRVEKEDKLKDYLTGFIRYYPDAMITVSELGEILSWNKVAEKLTGLDLEEQKGTDVSALFSDPIQIKDFLIEIQGRKELKHREAAIININSERIPITISFTRLDSKEKGLPRILITFRDTSELMEVKKRLLETERLSAMGTIAGCVAHEIRNPLNSLFLNTDLLEDEIKRIIKEFTPKLEHRLGIIHKEIDRLNDIVDDYLSLSKLSATDLTLTNVNRLIKDSLDSLNKLIFSKKIKIDEKLTKGVPEVSVDYEQMRRALINIIKNSVQALPEQGYLRLTTSFNEDHINIEIFDKGEGIPEEEMLNLFTPFYSSKRGGTGLGLYLTREIINVHNGLIEIDSEEKKWTKVNIFLPIEEVNL, translated from the coding sequence ATGAAAAAACGAGTTGAAAAAGAGGATAAATTAAAAGATTATCTTACCGGGTTTATCCGCTATTACCCCGATGCGATGATTACTGTAAGCGAGCTGGGAGAAATTTTATCGTGGAACAAGGTGGCGGAAAAACTTACAGGTTTGGATTTAGAAGAGCAAAAAGGGACTGATGTTTCAGCCCTTTTTTCCGACCCGATACAAATAAAAGATTTTCTGATTGAAATACAGGGCAGAAAAGAATTAAAGCACCGGGAAGCCGCGATAATTAACATAAATAGCGAACGTATTCCGATAACAATTTCTTTTACAAGGTTAGACAGCAAAGAAAAAGGGCTGCCGCGGATACTTATTACTTTTCGTGACACAAGCGAATTAATGGAAGTCAAAAAGAGGCTTCTGGAAACAGAAAGGCTGTCAGCCATGGGTACCATTGCAGGCTGTGTGGCCCATGAAATACGAAATCCCTTGAACTCGCTTTTTTTAAATACAGATCTTTTAGAAGATGAAATTAAAAGAATCATAAAAGAATTTACGCCGAAACTGGAGCATAGGCTTGGCATAATACACAAGGAAATAGACCGGCTGAATGATATCGTAGATGATTATTTATCATTATCAAAACTTTCTGCAACCGATCTTACTCTCACAAATGTCAATCGTTTGATAAAAGACAGCCTTGACAGCCTTAATAAATTAATTTTTAGTAAAAAGATAAAGATAGATGAAAAATTAACGAAGGGTGTCCCTGAAGTTTCTGTCGATTATGAACAGATGAGACGGGCATTAATAAATATTATCAAAAATTCTGTCCAGGCCCTGCCTGAACAGGGATATTTAAGATTAACAACATCGTTTAATGAAGACCATATCAATATAGAGATTTTTGATAAAGGGGAAGGGATACCGGAAGAGGAAATGCTTAATCTTTTTACACCGTTTTATTCATCCAAAAGGGGAGGGACCGGACTTGGGCTTTATCTGACACGGGAAATTATCAATGTCCATAACGGTTTGATAGAAATAGACAGTGAAGAAAAAAAATGGACAAAAGTAAACATATTTTTGCCAATTGAAGAGGTTAATCTATAA
- a CDS encoding polyprenol monophosphomannose synthase translates to MTAIVVIPTYNEASNIVSLIKKILSFNLNLGILVVDDNSPDGTGKIADDLAKQYPQVSVIHRPKKQGLGRAYIEGFHYAIKQKPDYVIEMDADFSHNPEKIPEFLKEIKNYDLVIGSRYLNGMVSVINWPIKRLIISLTANNYIRLITGLKIHDCTGGFKCFRREVLENIDLDKVKSDGYAFQIEMNFRAQELGYRIGEIPIIFVDRHSGTSKMSQKIMWEAFFLVWKLRIGSIFKSHNNEKVRDNKPN, encoded by the coding sequence ATGACCGCAATTGTTGTTATTCCTACTTATAATGAAGCCAGTAATATAGTTTCTCTTATAAAAAAAATCCTAAGTTTCAATCTCAATCTTGGCATTCTGGTTGTTGACGACAACTCCCCTGACGGGACAGGAAAAATTGCCGATGACCTTGCCAAACAATATCCGCAGGTATCGGTAATTCACCGTCCTAAAAAACAAGGGCTCGGCCGTGCATACATCGAAGGTTTCCATTATGCAATAAAACAAAAACCCGACTATGTAATAGAAATGGATGCGGATTTTTCGCATAACCCTGAAAAAATACCCGAGTTTTTAAAAGAGATTAAAAATTACGACCTTGTTATCGGTTCCCGCTATCTTAACGGCATGGTCAGTGTTATTAACTGGCCGATAAAAAGGCTTATTATAAGCCTTACAGCTAATAATTATATCAGATTAATTACCGGGCTGAAAATACATGACTGCACCGGCGGTTTTAAATGTTTCCGCCGTGAAGTTCTGGAAAATATAGACTTGGACAAAGTTAAATCTGACGGGTATGCTTTCCAGATAGAAATGAATTTCCGCGCACAGGAACTTGGATATAGAATCGGAGAAATTCCTATTATATTTGTAGACCGCCATTCCGGCACGTCCAAAATGTCACAGAAGATTATGTGGGAGGCCTTTTTTTTAGTGTGGAAGCTCCGAATTGGGTCAATTTTTAAAAGCCATAATAATGAAAAGGTTCGAGATAATAAACCAAACTGA
- a CDS encoding nucleotidyl transferase AbiEii/AbiGii toxin family protein has protein sequence MNNQILITLKRKLEDISASGNIDVETQRNSLKEELQFYVLNFIYHHPDYSNWTMYGGSALRICHGLDRMSVDLDFEIAHPVSDTFLNELKEEIETHFKNIYGSGQEFLTISITNGRGLLLRFHIGNELGISHPSKQVHVKIDLNHFNAPKAVIERWPKNFNQLSFVIKTYNMSTLMASKIAAIFLRGQRGVGKTVYEEKGRDIYDLLWYMDKKVVPDLNYLIEKGVGVKDLSALFDRLTLQMNKVNDTNLKQDLMPLFVNQIFIENWLKNWRESYFHLLDGYKICRVTTLESVDVHQDFDTENFSFAYWYNTEDKKSVKIIYSITDDWIEDRNGDLSIPVDGKIKNLVKFDNNVVKNRHVSQDKLIQYATLFYQKTENYLKKTNRITLGSTITTKLVRTTADNLNQKEQIVLNKSALLSCELDDLLK, from the coding sequence ATGAATAATCAAATTCTTATAACCCTTAAAAGAAAACTTGAAGACATTTCCGCCAGTGGGAACATTGATGTCGAGACACAACGAAACTCACTCAAAGAGGAACTGCAATTTTATGTCCTTAATTTTATTTATCATCATCCAGATTACAGCAATTGGACTATGTACGGCGGCTCAGCACTCCGTATATGCCATGGACTTGACCGTATGTCGGTTGATCTGGATTTTGAAATTGCGCACCCTGTTTCAGATACATTTCTGAATGAATTGAAAGAAGAAATTGAAACACATTTTAAAAATATTTATGGTTCTGGCCAGGAGTTTCTGACAATATCAATAACAAATGGAAGAGGATTGCTTTTACGTTTCCACATTGGTAATGAGTTAGGTATCAGCCATCCGTCAAAACAGGTGCACGTCAAAATTGATCTCAATCACTTTAATGCCCCAAAGGCCGTAATTGAGCGTTGGCCAAAAAACTTCAATCAGCTTTCTTTTGTTATCAAAACCTACAATATGTCCACACTTATGGCAAGCAAGATCGCCGCGATTTTCCTGCGCGGACAGCGCGGGGTAGGCAAGACGGTATATGAAGAAAAAGGACGCGACATATATGATCTTCTTTGGTATATGGATAAAAAAGTGGTGCCCGATCTTAACTATCTCATTGAAAAGGGCGTTGGTGTAAAAGACTTGAGCGCGCTTTTTGACAGACTTACCTTACAGATGAACAAGGTAAATGACACGAATCTCAAACAGGATCTCATGCCTCTTTTCGTGAATCAGATATTTATTGAGAATTGGCTCAAAAATTGGCGGGAAAGCTATTTTCACCTCCTTGATGGATATAAAATTTGCAGAGTAACCACATTAGAAAGTGTGGATGTTCATCAGGATTTTGATACCGAAAATTTTTCTTTCGCGTATTGGTACAATACAGAAGATAAAAAATCAGTAAAAATTATTTATTCTATTACTGATGATTGGATTGAGGATAGAAATGGAGATTTGTCGATACCAGTAGACGGTAAAATTAAAAATCTGGTTAAATTTGATAATAACGTAGTTAAAAATAGACATGTTTCGCAGGATAAATTGATACAGTACGCTACACTTTTTTATCAGAAAACCGAAAATTACCTTAAAAAAACAAATCGTATAACGCTCGGCAGCACCATTACAACCAAACTTGTCAGAACAACTGCGGATAATCTGAATCAGAAAGAACAGATTGTGCTTAATAAATCAGCCCTGCTTTCTTGTGAATTAGATGACTTACTAAAATAA